In a single window of the uncultured Erythrobacter sp. genome:
- a CDS encoding ACT domain-containing protein — protein sequence MGAGPVSDLAGMLAGMAPVLDARRWDFALVAGDPPADAFALIREDEGLTAIVSGEGGAFACITLMVHSALDGVGLTAAIATALAAAGIACNVVAGFHHDHLFVPWERREEALAILSDISARAAR from the coding sequence ATGGGCGCAGGGCCGGTCAGCGACCTTGCAGGGATGCTGGCGGGCATGGCCCCGGTGCTGGATGCGCGGCGGTGGGATTTCGCTCTGGTTGCGGGCGATCCGCCGGCAGACGCCTTTGCCTTGATCCGCGAGGATGAGGGGCTGACGGCGATTGTCTCGGGCGAGGGCGGCGCGTTCGCCTGCATCACCCTGATGGTGCATTCCGCGCTCGATGGCGTGGGGCTGACCGCGGCGATCGCTACCGCGCTGGCCGCAGCCGGGATCGCCTGCAATGTTGTCGCAGGCTTTCACCACGATCACCTGTTCGTGCCATGGGAGCGGCGCGAGGAGGCACTGGCCATCCTGTCGGATATTTCCGCCCGCGCCGCCCGCTGA